In Gemmatimonadota bacterium, the sequence CCCGGCGCGGTCTTCAAGCCGTACTGGCACGGCAAGGACGGGGAGCTCGAGCTGGGTCTGTGGCGCCCGACCACCACTCTGCTCCTGGGCCTCGAGTACGCGGTGGCCGGGGAGAACCCCGCGCTCTATCACGCCGTGAACGTCGTTGGGCACGGTCTGGTTACGCTGCTCGTGGTGCTGGTGCTTGCCCATCTGGTAGCGGTGCCGATCGCTTTTACCGCAGGGCTGCTGTTTGCGGTGCACCCGGTGCACGTTGAGGCGGTGTCGAACGTGGTCGGGGGCGCGGAGGTGATGGCTACGGCTTTCTTCCTGCTCGCCTTGCTGGTCCATCTGCGCGGGCCGTCGTCGTGGTCGCGTGTGCTCGCGGTCGCGGCGCTCTACGGTCTGGCGTTCGGGGCGAAAGAAGGTGCCGTGACGCTGCCCGGCGTGATCTTCCTCGTGGACGCGGCGCGTCGTCGCCTGGACTTCACCGACCTACCCGAGTACGTGCGCGAGCACTGGCGAACTTATGCGGCTCTGGCGGTGGTCGCGGCGGTCATGCTCACGGCCCGCGCGCAGGTTCTCGGGTCTGTCGCGAACCCAGAAGTCGCGCCCGGCGCCCGCTTGCTGCTCGAGATCCCGCGAGTCTGGACGCTCGCGGAGGTGTGGACGCACTACGTGCGGTTGATGGTCTTCCCGCTCGACCTCGCCTCGGACTACACTCCTTCCGTGATCCCGATATCGACGGGGTTTCATGCGCTGAACACGATCGGGCTGTTGCTCGTGTTGCTCATCCTCGCAGGTGCGCTCTTCAGTTGGCGGCAACCGGAGATGTCTTCGCGTTCCGCCTCGGCTCGGATTTTCGGCTTCGGGGTGGTCTGGTTCGCGATCACGGTGTCGCCGGTCTCCCACGTCTTCTTCGTCGCGGGCGTTCTGCTGGGCGAACGCACGCTCTACCTGCCGTCCGTTGGCGCGGTGGTGATCCTCGCATGGCTCCTCGTGTCCCTCACGCGCCGCAGGCGGGAGGTCGGG encodes:
- a CDS encoding tetratricopeptide repeat protein; translation: MPSAALLAGALAVSVYANSLVNGFAYDDARVILDNTELHSLETLPGAVFKPYWHGKDGELELGLWRPTTTLLLGLEYAVAGENPALYHAVNVVGHGLVTLLVVLVLAHLVAVPIAFTAGLLFAVHPVHVEAVSNVVGGAEVMATAFFLLALLVHLRGPSSWSRVLAVAALYGLAFGAKEGAVTLPGVIFLVDAARRRLDFTDLPEYVREHWRTYAALAVVAAVMLTARAQVLGSVANPEVAPGARLLLEIPRVWTLAEVWTHYVRLMVFPLDLASDYTPSVIPISTGFHALNTIGLLLVLLILAGALFSWRQPEMSSRSASARIFGFGVVWFAITVSPVSHVFFVAGVLLGERTLYLPSVGAVVILAWLLVSLTRRRREVGLAALTLVVALMGWRSWTRTPTWLDDGTVFETLISDYPHSGRSQWRMGDIYMAQGRQSEALRAYREAIPNLGAHYGLTTEIGRKLLAAGNLRGAEGLLRQAWREAPDFASAPALLGVVYSQMGDAERTEQALIAALELQPGNGVSHHLMSWALSQQGRWAEAADARRRVIELGEDVWQQWTWLADLRARAGDPDAAHAALQSARARARTDEERAQIDSLTVQLTTLDSIGTGH